A window of Oryza glaberrima chromosome 2, OglaRS2, whole genome shotgun sequence genomic DNA:
TTTTTCTTAATAAGTGCTCTAATAAGGAAGCGGAATCATTAAACCACAAGTGTTTCATGGCAGTGCAAAAAAATTAACGTGGTCAACTTCAGTTTATAGTAAGCTCGTAAATTAACCTGAAAGTAACTTTTGGTTGTACATTAacctgctatttttttaaactttttttttaacgaattgacgatatttttttcatagcttGATTTTTACAAACTTTGAACCGGGAAAAAACCATGAGGAAATTCAGCAAAAAACATTGCGATGGAGAATCTGGAGACATGCTAGATTTCGCACTACAAAACTTGGCATGTTTTCCTGTTAAGCCGGCTCTAGGCCTCTACTTATATTAAGTGATCAATATTCATAGAGTAAcagaatatatatactccctccgtttcaaaatatttgacaccgtttacttttagtacgtgtttgaccattcgtcttatttaaaaaaattaagaaattatttattcttttcatatcatttgattcattgttaaatatattttcatgtacacatatagttttacatatttcacaattttatttgaataagacgaacagtcaaacatatgctaaaaagtcaacggtgtcaaatattttgaaacggagggagtaattaactaTTTTTGTAGAAGACTATATAAAAATAACCAAAACCACACTGACGGGGTTATTTGATGAATAAAGCAAGTAAGCAACTGCAGCTTTCGGAATGTCAAACGAGAGAGAAAAGATGCTTATCACGCAACGCCAAATGCACTAATTCAATAAGTCCGCGGAGTCAAATGCTATACTATATGCATCATGGTTCAGCATTTCCTGGCATAAAAAAGAGTAGTAGAACAGTACGCCCATTTCATGCCGCCTTGCTCTTAGTCTTAGTGGCCTATGCCCCTTGAAATGATGGGTTGAGGTATCAAGCAACAAATGCTTTTGTGCTCTCTCTTTTGATTTTAAACCACGATTCAAGGATGAATGACAACTAATTGCCCTCTTTAAGCGAACCTGGTTTAAGAACGTGTTTGgttttaaaactattttttgaGATGAATGGTACACATGTCTGATGTTTAGAGGACTTGTTTGGCTGAAAATcatacaaaattttggtagtgccgGTTGGCAAGTTTTAGCACTACCAAAAAATTAGTAAGGTAGATTTTAAAACCCATTTGAATGGATGCCAATTAGACACATGTATATGGGTAATGCCAAATTGTTTTGTGAGGTATCAAAACCAAACAGGCTAGAATGTTTCAGTAATGCCATAGCCTTGCCTGAATACTTGGTTTCGGCCCAAACTATGAATAaagaaggaataagtttatCTGAAATTTGTCAACGAatctgattttcatccttcaacctgaaaaccagatacaacggatcCCTCGactgttaaaaccggtgcaaaataAGTCCCAAGGCAGTTTGTATGGCGGTTTTAGCTAGCGTGGCGCCTACGTCCCAAGACCGAGTTAAACTAGCCACGTAGGCGACACGTCAGCCAAATCCGTCTTGGGACTTATTTCACACCGGTTTTGACAGGAcccgttatatctggttttcggATTGAATGATGAAAATCAGATTCGTTGGCAAGTTAAAAACCTCATATGAACTTAGACCAATAAAGAAGTGCGGTGCGGTGCTGGGCTGGGCGGCCTGCTTGCTGCCCGGCAAGCCACAGGCCCACAAACACCGAAGCCGGCCCGCCTCGCCGCAGACGTTTGCCATCCTCCCTCAACAAAAATGGAAGGCGCTGCTTCCAGCTGTCCTCAAGCCATCCTCCACCGGCTACTCGACAGCGCAACCTAGCTAATCACCTACACCTACTGCGCAGCGCAGCTTTACTGCTTACCATCTCCCCTTGCCAATTCTGTTTTCCGCTTGCATTGTCACGATGGAGAAGAGGGAATGAGGGATGGAGGGCGAGAGAGGTCGGGCGCCATGGACGGGGGCTTACTCACCAAGGGTCAACCGGTCGACGTCGCGCTTGACGCCGCAGTGGGTGGCGAGCCGAGGAGATCTCACCGTGCATGCAATGCAGCCCCTGTGGTGGCTCGGGACCGGGAGGAGGGGAAGCCCCGGGCGACGTGGGCCGAGGCGCTCGCCAGCTGTTCGATGCAATGCCCACGCCTGCCTCTGGTTCATGTGCCTGTGGGAGGAATCGAGGGGGTGGAGTAGTCAAATGAGATCACAGACTTCCACAGCTTGTTTCAGGCAATGAGGCAAGTGTTAGTCATGATTGGCATAGCTTATTTATCTGAAAGAGGCTATGAACTTATCATGGCATCTTGTGACTGGTATGCAGATCACTTGAGAGTATATGATCTGAAAACTTACATGGCATACACCTATATCATAATTCATAACTTACAAGCTCAAATTGTCAAGTGCTGATCTACAGCTAGACTCTGAAATGCTACTGCTCATTATGTAGTTTCAGTGGCCTGGCTTGCTGAAGTCTGTGTACAATACACCGACTGGTGTCAGCCCAGAGTTAATTTGCACTATGGACACTCTTCTCCTTTGCTGGACTAGAACTCTGGAAGATAATAACCAAGTCACTGTGAGCTCATGTTTTGTGAACATCAAGTGCTATGGGTTGCCAAGATTGGGTCGGATTTCCCAGAAGGACGGAATATTGATTATGTTGATCATTTGGTGGCCATAATCGAAGGTCAGCAGTTCTTCTAGTTCTATTTTCGTAACCAATGAGTTAAGTCGTTAAGATATTGATTGAtactaagggcatgtttggttggTTCCCCATAATTAGCCAAACTTTCAAGCCACATGTTTTGTATGATGCAATTTTGGTGGTGGCAAAAGAGCTCAGTGCCATTGTGGCAAAGTTTGGCTAAGAGATGAGCCTGTTgtggctgtgtacatccttCGGGATGTAGAAGTCGGGTTTTATTTaacccattatctaaaaacgAGATGAACCTGTGGCATGTAAGGATTGGGGATAGGAAAAGGTGGCAAGTATTGGGTGCAACCAAATGCTTCCAACTGTACGTCAAACTTGCCTAAATTGTGCGTGACAAGTTTGGCAATAAACCACAAACATGCCCTAAAATTCATGTTTACTAGCTAAAAATGTTTTTCTGCCATCATGTTCCGTTATGCACTTTACGATGTTGCACGGTGGTAATTTCTAAGTATTCGGTGTGCTTTGTGATTAGTGTTTAGTACATAGTGTTctcttctcaaaaaaaaaaaaggaagaagaagaagaaggaagtaCGTAGTGTTCTGTTTTTTTCCATGTGGACAGAGATCCTTTTGCCAAGCCAGtcaaaagaaatatatactACAGCATagtaaggttgtgtttagttcacactaaaatttggaagtttgattgaaattggaactatgtgactgaaaagttgtgtgtgtatgaaagatttgatgtgatggaaagttggaagtttgaaaaaaaactttggaactaaacagggcctaagcttCAAAAAGAGACATGAAAATTCTTAATCCTAACTTTTCATAATTGGAAGCAAAATTATGACTCACATGTTAGATTCTCCCATGAGAAAGGGAACTGTTACAGTTAACCAAATCACTTATTCATCactaataaagaaaatattaaaGGGGAAAAAGGACAATTTGTTGAAGAAAACACAGGAGATCAGTTTAAGTTTTACCTTACAAATTACAAGAAATCAAGAATAGAGTGCAACATCATATTTCATACTAATGGTAGCAGGCAACATTATTTCATACTAACTGCAAGATTTTTAGTCCATGCAAATATCAAATcaatcacaatttttttcatacgGAAACATTTTCAGAGTCTACATTCACAAGTTCAGAACACGTAACAAAAAAGAGAAAGCAGAATTACATTTTGTATTTACAAAGACACCACAAAGAACTCCTCACAGTATTAACTGTAAGTCTGATGTTTGACTGAACCTACAGAATTGTGTATTACAAATCTACAGTAAGCAAAATGTTGGATCTTTTTAAAGTATTTAtagtgataaaaaagttgactAATGGACCTACCTTTACAAGCACATCAGAATAATACAGTCAAGAACACCAACTCTTGCAGAAGTTTATGTTGGAGTTGGAGCAGCAGCTGCCCTCATGAGCATGAATCTCCTCCTCGCAATATTGTTTGCATTTTCACCTAGCGCAGCCAGGTGAAGCATCCGCCGCCTTGCTGCCGCCACAGCAACATCATCTGCGGTTGGCTTCCCAGGAACCTCATGAGGTGGTGAGCTCTCCCCTGATGCCTCGACGTCACCATCCAATTCATTGTGCTGCATCACTTGCTTTATGCTCTCCACCACCTCTCTCATAGTTGGGCGGTCTTTTGCATGTTTTGCAAGGCAGCTGTTGGCCAATTTGGCAATTTCTCTAGTGCCCTGCTTAGAGTAATTGTGCCTGAGTCTGATATCTATAATCCTGCTGAACCTCTTAGTCGCAACAGGATACTGCCTCACCCATTCCAGGAGTTTCTGCTCGTTCTTGGGACGATTCCTTTCCATTGAACGGCGTCCTGTGAGGATCTCATATAGGACAACTCCAAAGCTCCAAACATCACTCTTGTTTGTGAGATGGCCTGTCTCAACATAGTCTGGAGCTGCATAACCATAAGTCCCCATAACCTGATAGCAGTAAAGAAAATTGTTCTTGGTGAGCTATGAAATCCATGTTCCATTATCTATTTTGATAAGAACTGGAATGTGCAGAAGCTGCATAGAGGAATTCCTTTACTTTGATCAATGAAAATAAATCAGTACTTACCGCTGTGGACACATGAGTGTTATCTGCAGTTGGCCCTTCCCTTGCTAATCCGAAGTCTGAAAGTTTCGGTCTGAATTCCTCATCGAGTAGCACATTGGATGCTTTGAAATCACGGTATATGACctataaaattttcaagtctGAAACAAGAATTTTCTGTGTTTCCTCAAGCAAAATCAAAACCATAATTGACAGGATTGCATTTTTAAGGATCTCTTAAAAGCCATTTACAAGCTGGAGGTAACATTCATCGTTGGGAGAATAGCCACTATGGTCCCTGAAGTTTCGCTCTGAGATCATTTTAGTCCCTGACCTTTCAAATTGTCCAAGCAAGCCCTTAAACTTTATCATGTGGACATATACAGTCCTTGGCCCATCGAAAATTGCCACGTGGACATGCCATGTCATCTTCCAATGCAAATATATGATGACATACCCAATTTTCCCTTACACATATCGTCatagggaaaaaagagagaaagaaaaggagaaaaataataataataaagaagtAGGTGATCCTGCATATTAAATATCCGTTAGAGTTTTAACATTGAAATGCAACTACTTACATGAAATTTATTTGGcatgataattatatatttagtgGTTGTAGCTAATTTAACTTTGTATTAGCATAATCCAGTGAAAAAAGTTTGCCATATATCCAGTCACATTGAATAAAGTTTGTAAAttcttttcattattttttatggtacatggaagggtaaattggacattTTACCATATATTTTGCATGAGAGCATAACATGGCATGCTCATGTGGCAATTTAAGTGGAACTAAGGACTATATTAGCCCACATGACAAATTATAAGGACTCGTTTGGACAATATAAAAGGTTAGGGACCAAATTGATCATGGAGCAAAACTTCAAGGATCATGTTGGCTATTCTCCCTTCATCGTTCATGGTAATCATTTTCTTTCAAGTATGTCCCATTCAATCAATATGTCATATGACTCAACGGACATTCAAAATACTTGCAATAAAAAGGATTGAGTAATATGTCCATCCAAGCTATATGATTAGATTCATTCCAGATCTCCAGTCATGAAATATATAGTTAACTTTAAAATTCAGAAGTGTTGCAAAAAGATCAACATAATTGACTTGCAGACAACCATTCTTGCACAGCATTTGCTAAATCACAACATTAATATGGTACGGCTCAGGGACACCAACAAACTGTGAGGCCTTTAGCAATATAACTCTATTAAAAGCTGTCCTATTTCAGACTTTAGGGGAGAAAATGGGTAATCCGTTATGATTCAGATGAATAAAATGAATTTCTTGATGGTGAGTTGCCAGCGGTGTTACCTGAACTTCCAATCCCTCATGGAGGTACAACAACCCCTCAGCAGCACCCAATGCTATCTTCAACCTGATGTCCCATGGGAGGACGggatatgctttattgaatagATGATCATCCAAGGTCTTGTTCGACATGAACTCATATACCAGCAACCTCTGAGGGCCTCGTTCACTCTGAGCGGCACAATATCCAATGAGCTTGACGAGATTCGGGTGCTCAACAACCCCTAGAAATTGAACTTCTGTCAGCCATTGCTTGTGACCCTGATCAGAATTGGGATAGGACAGAAAAGGATAAGGTAAAACACTGAATGGTTTCTAGGCTCTTAAATATAAGCATTGAAATGAACCTACAATTTTAATTACATAGAAGGCATGCATCTATGTACACCATTAGAAACTACAGAACAAAGAAGTGAGAAGACAAAAACATTGAAATGATACACTAACGCCATCACAAATCTTATTACCGTGTTAGCAAATTCCATATTATCTACTAGACTATACATAGTTATTCAGACCATGCTCAGCTAGGAAGCCAATATGCCGCAGAGTTGCATAATTCACATATTAGAACTACCACAATAGAAGTCAGAAGTATGAATGTCAATTGGCTGGTACTTATAAATTGTAAAGTACTGGCTAGTGATCAGGGATTCCAAAAGTTTGAGCCCAaattttttaattgaaaaacagctgcattttctttgtttaaaatttttgggtttaaACTtcagtttgatatttttttttctagtgattATATACTAGTAATATAGTTGGATTAACCCGGACAACACCGCCCAATTGGACAATTAAATTGCAGAAGAAGGATACCTGTCGGCTGTTGGGATTGAGCTTTTTTATGGCGACCTCGGTGCCACCGGCGGGCCCTCCGGGCAGCCGGACGACGCCCTTGTAGACGCTCCCGAAGCCGCCCTCGCCGATCTTGAGCAGGCGGCTGAAGTCCCTGGTCGCCGCCTGGAGCTCCCGGAGCCCGAACTCCTGCAGGGAGCTCGCGCCCCTCTCCTCGTACAGCTCCGGGATGCTCCGCGCCGACGAGACCGACCCGGACGACCTGCTCCACCCGGCGgcgggcctcgccgccgccgcgctcgagtCCTCGGTCGACTGGCTCGTCGCGACGGCCGACGACGACACCGTGGAGGTGGAGTGGGACGAGCCGgcgagcgacgacggcggcggcggcggcggcgctggcccctcgtgcggcggcggcctcttcttccccttccgcTTCTTGATCATATCCCTCACGCGGCCGAAGCAGCCCATCTCCGAGGAACAGTAAGCTGGAGAGAGGGGGATTCGGGTCAGCTCGTGGTGCTCTTCTCCATGGCCTTCACCTCGTCAGCTCGAATCGTGAGGAGAAAGGGAGCAACCTTTCGGCGATAGAAACGGaagccttcttcttcttccttctccttgcTGATCGGATACAACTACAAGAACTATTTTCTCCTGGCCTCCACGAAACACGACAACAAACGGAGACGAACACGAACGAACTCGCGTGAGTCGGTAAACTGACGCAGAATCGTTTGACGCAAGCAAGGACGAGGGAAGGATGACACCAATTTGTGCTGGGTGAACAGGAAGTTCGAGTGTATTTTCCTTGTTCTTTTTCCCCTGGGAGGCGAAGAATTTTGAGCCACGCTTGCTGGACAAGTACGGGAGTAGTACTTGAGGAAGCAAAGAAAGCAGATTAATAAAAGAGGTGGTTGAAGTACAAATCTCGAATCGCGGGGGCTCAGAACAAATCGTAAGAAAACCTTGTAGGGGGTCAAACGAAATGGGCTGAAAGTGACAGGAGAGGCCGCGGATGCAAAACTGCAACAACTACTCACCCCGGTCGCAGCTCCACAGGCCCCCACTATACTCGtcgggaccacctatacatttatcgacaaattttctactaaaaaaatttgacagatgtaattatagtacaatcatagtgtaattacactgtaacttgtatgtaattacactgtaaattgcatgtaactacagtgtaacttgtatgtaagtttcatgtaattttgaatcgttagatctattacaagatttgttctggtgaggaagaaaaaaatcacaacacacacatatatgaaaggatttgttcccacgacctctaTTTTAttgaaataacatgttacaaagttacatacaagttacattatagttacagtgtaattacatacaagttatagtgtaattacactacgattgtactgtaattacatctgatAAATATTAGGGGGAGaaatttgatgacaaatatCTAGCAAAATTGGACTCGTTTGGTGTATTTTCTATTGTGCTTAGTCTTTGATAAAATCCAACCACGTTACAAAAAATTTTGTAAGTTTAACACTAATTTTGTTTGAAGTGTTCAAACACGTGAACATCAACCACCACAAAAAAGATTCACACATAGACACGCTATGGTTCGTCCATGAacccctttttattttttttggaacgatCATGCTGGTGCTAACGTTTTATATATAGAAGAAGATGTCTCACTCTAAGGAGAAAATGAGACCAAACCTTATAGCGCACAGTTAATTAGAAATAATTAGACGAAAACCACAACTacaaacaactcataacaaactAACCTAAACAACTAAACTATAAGAACGCGAAAACTGACAACCAGGCTTACTAAATAGTGAACCCCTTTTTATGCTCTTGAAATGCAAGTTTtatacaaaagaaaaactacAACAAGATCGAGAAGTGTACATATTGTAATCACGCACAAAATATAATTAAGgtaagtgatatatatatggtattttGCTAAAAAAAGGTTTAACAAATCAATCAAACTATCACCGACGGATCGCAAAACGGATGGTCCAAATTAATCC
This region includes:
- the LOC127763200 gene encoding probable serine/threonine-protein kinase PBL19, with the translated sequence MGCFGRVRDMIKKRKGKKRPPPHEGPAPPPPPPSSLAGSSHSTSTVSSSAVATSQSTEDSSAAAARPAAGWSRSSGSVSSARSIPELYEERGASSLQEFGLRELQAATRDFSRLLKIGEGGFGSVYKGVVRLPGGPAGGTEVAIKKLNPNSRQGHKQWLTEVQFLGVVEHPNLVKLIGYCAAQSERGPQRLLVYEFMSNKTLDDHLFNKAYPVLPWDIRLKIALGAAEGLLYLHEGLEVQVIYRDFKASNVLLDEEFRPKLSDFGLAREGPTADNTHVSTAVMGTYGYAAPDYVETGHLTNKSDVWSFGVVLYEILTGRRSMERNRPKNEQKLLEWVRQYPVATKRFSRIIDIRLRHNYSKQGTREIAKLANSCLAKHAKDRPTMREVVESIKQVMQHNELDGDVEASGESSPPHEVPGKPTADDVAVAAARRRMLHLAALGENANNIARRRFMLMRAAAAPTPT